The genomic stretch GGCTACTGATGAATATGTAGATTATGTTGCAGAACATATAGTGGTATGCCATGCTTAGGCTGTAGTGCCTATCTTGTCGATTATGTAATTAATCTGGTGATCAGACCCTTCTTAGTCATTTGCTGTCATAATTGTCTTCAAGGAAACCATCACTTTAGCGCTGCATCTGTTTGAGTTAACAGTAGCTTCTTCTACTGTTTGGCTCTTGAGACTACatacttttaaattttgtattgtTGATCGTTTGAGAATGTTGATACTTTCTTTCCTAGGTTGTTGCATCTCATCTTGATCTCTGAGGAGAGAGTAGAACATGTTTATAGTGCCGCATGCTTGTATTGATGTTTATATGTGGTCATGATTTTCTCCACAGGTGAATTATCAGACCAATGCACCTGAAGTTCATGATATGCACTCAAACAAAGTTGTAGGGACTAACAAAAAACACCAATCCTTGTAAGAGATGCATGCTCATTTATCTTTCTGTGTCTTGCATACACGCATTCACATGTCATGCATAACAGATGCATCTCATGGCTTTGCAGGTCCTTGGAAAATGGGAGCGCATCAGTTATTCTTATCAAGAGCATACATGCTGGGAAGAAAAACGGAACAAGTATTTCCAAAAGCTTTCCGAAGttcaaacaaaagagaaattaAGGATGCAAATGTTCATTCTGGTGCTGAACCTGCAAAATACTTGACTGCGATAATCTGTTGTTATAAGCAAGCATTGAGGGTTTCAGGTACATGACTCCTGGAATATGCTAAACTTCGCATTCATCAAGCAGTTCTATTTCTGCACAATCCAAAGTTCATTGGCCGCCATACTCGTATTATGGGCTATTCTGATTGGCTCAGGCATACTAGAAGTGTGATGCCTCATTGTTTTGTGCATATAAACATTGCATTGAAACTTGTAACTATGCTATTGTTGTTCACTAGACTTGATGGTAAATCATCAGATTGATCTATATTCATAAGTTGGCAAGATGATTCATTTGGAAGTTTATTTCTGTACTGCTTTAGTTTTCCTGCTAGTTGATGGCTTGATACTAACCCTATGTACCTCCTACTCTTACATATTATGGCCTTGTGGGCATATATGTGCCCATTTACCTTTTACACAGGGAAGGTCCACCATGCAGGTAGAATTGGACCATTCTAAGTGGTATTTCTCCATTATATAATGTTGAGTTACCAAAGCCTAAGGTGAGGACTGTGGTTGGTTGGGGCGCAGACCAAGCATGGTTCATTAGATTTGGCTGTTGTGGGCCAATTATTTTGGGTGGATTGGCTCACCTTGATCCAATCCCTGCACTAAATACCAGCCCGGTCCAAAAGGACGGGCTGATTTAGTCATCTTTAACAATCCTACCTATAGAAGTCATAGTAGCCCTGATTTTAGGGGAAGCTTTCTTAAAGAAGTCGCCAAGAATGCCTTTTATTTTTGGTCAAATTCATGCTGCTCCGGTGTAACTTTACAAATTAGTCGAAAAACTGTCGAAGTTTAAATTTGTTCGTAATTATAAGAATTTGGTCGCAGACTTGTAACATATTGTTGATGTTTTCAACAAATAATGTTGTTCTATGACATCGACCTAGGATTTTTCAACTACCATATCAAATAGTACTACAAATTCACTAAAAGAATCATTATGGAATGATTGTGAATAAATTCAGAGAATTCTTCATTAACTTTCAGAAATGCAAAACTGGAATTTtactaaatttatttatttttcaattgatTTTTAAGATTAAGAAACTGATTAAGGTTATTCGGACAATTTAGTTGAAATGAAAACTCGGCCGGTTTAATATGCGCAGAAATGAACCGGCACGAAAGCAGAGACTAGCCTATCCATCACTCTCTTCTCAGCTCTTAGCGAGCTAGGGATTAATCCTCTTCCTCATCCATGGCTGCAAATCCCTTCAATCTACCCCCCAATTATCCACTCCAAACGCCATCGCTTTACTTCCCAACTTCCGCTTTCTCACTTTTTCCGCCTTCTAATTCTTCTACCCGTCACAAATTCGCAAACAAACGGCTTTTTCTCAGCTGCCGCTGCGGCGCTCTCGCCATCAATGGCAATCACCCTACTCCCACGTTCTCCGACTCCGGTAATCTCAACACTATTATACACACATTTACTGTTTTTTTATGTCTCAGTCCGACTCTTTAAAATCCAAGTAGAAAAGAGAattgtgttattttattttgtactcCAACTCTGTCgtttttttttccttaaatTGAAATTAGGTTAAATGTTGGGTCGCTAAAGATTCTTATTCCTTCTTTCCTAATATTCTTTTGTCAGGTGTAATGCTGTTTTCGTTGCTTCAAGAAATGGGATTTAATGAGAAAGAAACCAACGCAATTATAGATGCCAATGCAGCTCTGAGATTGACTCCTTTTGAATCAATTCGTAGTAGAATTCAATTTTTGCAGTCTGCTGGATTATATGGTGCTACTCTATCTAGGTTAATTTTGAAAAGACCGGATTTATTAACAGCTGAAGAAATTGATGGAGTTCTGAGCTTGATTGTTGTTAATGGTGATTTAGAACTGAAAGGGAAAATCGAGCCAGCGCAGGTCGAACGCCTCTTTAATGCAACAAACCCTCGATTTATGATGGGGTTCGAGAGGAAAGTGCAATTGCTGCTTGAGTTTGGTGTTCCAAATGAAAAGCTTGCTCGTGTTCTTAACAATGTCAATTTGACCAAGGCATTGTGCCTTAGATCATTGCAAGAATTGGAAAGAATGCTGGCCTTTCTGCAGCGTTTTGGGGGTCCCGAGTTGGTCCTCCGTAGACCTGCTATCCTTAACTATGATTTGGATGCTCAGTTGATCCCAAGAGTTGGGTTCATCCTCGAGTTAAGTGGCGGAGATGAGGCTGCCACCAGCACAGTCTTGCACAAGTTCCCTTTTGTGTTGGCTTACACGGTGGACCATTTAAAAGACCATGTCCAGTTCTTGAATTCCTACGCTGAGTTGAGCTATGAGGAGATTTTCAAGATTGTTCTTGTTTATCCCGGTTTGTTCAGCGCAAGCAGGAAGAGGAAGTTGCAGCCAAGAATTGATTTTCTCAAGCAGTGTGGATTGAGTTCGCAAGACTTGTACAAGTTCTTGATGAAAGCGCCTCTGTTTCTGAGCTTGTCTTTCGAAGAGAATCTAGCCAATAAATTGGTGTTCATGGTGAAGATCGGGTACAGGAACAGAACAAAGGAGTTGGCTATGGCGATGGGAGCTGTGACGAGGTGCAGCTGCAAGAATTTGCAAGAGGTGATCGGGGTGTTCTTGAACTACGGATTGACTTGTGAGGACATCTTGGATATGAGCAAGAAACATCCCCAGGTGTTGCAGTATAACCACGAGTCGTTGGAGGAGAAGTTGGATTACTTGACTGAGGAAATGGGTCGCGAAGTTGGGGAGTTGCTGTCATTTCCTGCGTTTCTTGGTTATAAGCTTGATGGTCGCATCAAGCATAGGTATGAAGAGAAGAGGAAGACTTTAGGTGAGGGGATGTCTATCAACAAGCTGTTAAGTGTATCTGTTGCCACGTTTTcaaccaagaagaagaagaagaagaaagaggaggCGCCGGTTAAGCAAGATTCGTGACCTGAATTAAACTGAAGGCTCCAAGATTCCTCCACCAATCATCAAAGTTGAAAGCTAAGATGATTGTTGATACTCAGAGAGATGAAATAGATAATCGCAGCCGATAAAGATTTGGTCACATGGTGATTGTAGAAGAAACTGTAAATCGATAACCAGGTCAAATTAATTTGAACACGAGATTTTTTATGTTTCCCTTCATGATTCTTTTACCTACATTAATTGTTGATAGTATATGGATTTATGAAAACTTGCTTAAATCATTTCAACTTCGTTCTTGCAACAAATGTGAAGAAAGTAACTAAACATGTTGAATGCCTGGAGAAAGAGAGTAAACAGTATATAGCCAAAAACATATGGACTAAGACAAGCTTGCAAATCTGAGTATATAAAGGAAAAAAGCATTTGATATGATAGATTGAACTCTGGACAAGCAGCCTCCCTAATATTCAGCCTGTTGATGCCTTTCACACAGTGACCATGGTCCGACTCTCTCCACAACGGATGATAAAAAACCTATGCTAGCTAAAAGCGAGTTCGTATCCACCTCTGCTTGAACCACCCCATGTTTCTTCGTAAACAGAGTCACCTAAAATTTTCAAGAACTCATCACTGCAACACAATTTGATGAAgatcatatatttttttactatactTAACTGTTTTTCTATTGCTTTACCCAAATTCTCTTGTACATGGCTCCTCACATTGGGAGACAACTTTCATCACTTCAAAAACTCATTAATTTCTTGACAAGTTATCAGGAAAATGGAAGCTTAAAAGACTTGAAACAAGTCACACAGAAAACCCTAATCAACATTTTTTGCATGGATCCATCCCGCtagttttccattttttttcaagATACTATAAGAAAAAATTTCGAGGACAATAGTGAGCATTTTAAATAGGCGTGGTGGTCCTTAAAAATAGAACATGTGAGAGGTTCCTCAAAGCAATGagcaaaatttaaattatatgaCCCATGTGTTATTTCCTTTTACAAACCAGCAACCAGATAATATCAAGAAATTCAATGGTCACCATattccccctctctctctctgaatAGAAGCAATCCAAGAAAGCAGGGTGTTAGGCATAAAGAGGAAAAGGGTATCTCAAAATTTGTATCTCCATCTCAAATGCTTTCGATGCTTCAGAAATCAAACCAattatatttatgaaatttgtaTTTAGACTAGTATTACTAACACTTACATGGAATATAGTAAAAAACTGACCTCACCACTATTAGCAAAAATGGTGTTTTATTAATTTCCCAtgtaatactagtattttaaaGGAATATAGTGCCAGTTTATGTGCTTCTTATTTGGTATGCGTGTTAGTTTTTGAGGTGTCACTGTCTCTATGAATGTGTAATGCATGTTGCCAACATGTATGCATATCAAAACCCATTCTTTTCTAAGTACTATACATTTCATATGAATAACATAAAACACGCGTTTATGTCTTTCACATTTTTACTATTAGGCCCTtgtaattataaaaacaaaacttgaaatttaattttcatgtttgatggagtactatttaattttaCTAGATCAAGGCTTTAAAAGGAATTCTACTGTCAAGTCTTATTATAGTACAATCTTAATTGTTTTTAAATGAACTCCAATAAggccataagagcatccacatccgtgctttttggaaagagcacggatgtgggtccggatccacttttattacatttttactccctgctcattctaagagcacaacactcacattcatactcttccgcaaggacatgctcaagagTCATGCAACATGAGTTAACGAATGATCCAATTGTATAAATTCTAGTCGcttcatatttatatttcataacTAATGGTACAattgtataaataaaattgatactttTTAGAAGTATTGATTTCAACGAAATGACATTAAATACActatcttttattaattttttatttttatggccggccataatgtggccatttagcactactccattttaatataaaattaaaactacaTCCGTCTTATGTTACTCGCACCTTTTATTTTAGGCCATAAATTTTGGATTGATTTtctagtataattaaattagaattttaagtgtaatgagacataaTGTAATAAAGAGGCTCTTAAtttaatctaacatattaattaaatacattaa from Salvia splendens isolate huo1 chromosome 4, SspV2, whole genome shotgun sequence encodes the following:
- the LOC121798357 gene encoding transcription termination factor MTERF8, chloroplastic-like; translation: MAANPFNLPPNYPLQTPSLYFPTSAFSLFPPSNSSTRHKFANKRLFLSCRCGALAINGNHPTPTFSDSGVMLFSLLQEMGFNEKETNAIIDANAALRLTPFESIRSRIQFLQSAGLYGATLSRLILKRPDLLTAEEIDGVLSLIVVNGDLELKGKIEPAQVERLFNATNPRFMMGFERKVQLLLEFGVPNEKLARVLNNVNLTKALCLRSLQELERMLAFLQRFGGPELVLRRPAILNYDLDAQLIPRVGFILELSGGDEAATSTVLHKFPFVLAYTVDHLKDHVQFLNSYAELSYEEIFKIVLVYPGLFSASRKRKLQPRIDFLKQCGLSSQDLYKFLMKAPLFLSLSFEENLANKLVFMVKIGYRNRTKELAMAMGAVTRCSCKNLQEVIGVFLNYGLTCEDILDMSKKHPQVLQYNHESLEEKLDYLTEEMGREVGELLSFPAFLGYKLDGRIKHRYEEKRKTLGEGMSINKLLSVSVATFSTKKKKKKKEEAPVKQDS